The following coding sequences lie in one Numida meleagris isolate 19003 breed g44 Domestic line chromosome Z, NumMel1.0, whole genome shotgun sequence genomic window:
- the APC gene encoding adenomatous polyposis coli protein isoform X3, producing the protein MAAASYDQLLKQVEALKMENSNLRQELEDNSNHLTKLETEASNMKHEVMGETGDFHYFKEVLKQLQGSIEDEAMASSGQIDLLERLKELNLESTSFPGVKLRPKVSVRSYGSREGSVSSRSGECSPVPMGSFPRRGFMNGSRESTGYLEELEKERSLLLAELEKEEKEKDWYYAQLQNLTKRIDSLPLTENFSLQTDMNRRQLEYEARQIRAAMEEQLGTCQDMEKRAQVRVARIQQIEKDILRIRQLLQSQAAEAERAPQGKHDAGSHDTERQSEGQGAPEISMSTSNTGQGSAARMDHETASVMSSSNSYSVPRRLTSHLGTKVTEDYKPQVEMVYSLLSMLGTHDKDDMSRTLLAMSSSQDSCIAMRQSGCLPLLIQLLHGNDKDSVLLGNSRGSKEARARASAALHNIIHSQPDDKRGRREIRVLHLLEQIRAYCETCWEWQEAHEQGMDQDKNTMPAPADHQICPAVCVLMKLSFDEEHRHAMNELGGLQAIAELLQVDCEMYGLTNDHYSVTLRRYAGMALTNLTFGDVANKATLCSMKGCMRALVAQLKSESEDLQQVIASVLRNLSWRADVNSKKTLREVGSVKALMECALEVKKESTLKSVLSALWNLSAHCTENKADICAVDGALAFLVGTLTYRSQTNTLAIIESGGGILRNVSSLIATNEDHRQILRENSCLQTLLQHLKSHSLTIVSNACGTLWNLSARNAKDQEALWDMGAVSMLKNLIHSKHKMIAMGSAAALRNLMANRPAKYKDANIMSPGSSLPSLHVRKQKALEAELDAQHLSETFDNIDNLSPKASHRNKQRHKQNIYSEYVLDSSRHDDGVCRTESFSTGNMTVLSPYLNSTVLPGSSSSSRGSLENCLSEKDRSLDRDRAVGLNAYHPATENSGNSSKRIGMQISTAAAQIAKVMEEVTSMHIPQEDRSSGSTSEMHCLTEDRNATRRPATAHTHSNTYFPKSENSSRPCPVPYTKMEYKRASNDSLNSVSSSDGYGKRGQMKPSIESYSEDDESKFCSYGQYPADLAHKIHSANHMDDNDGELDTPINYSLKYSDEQLNSGRQSPSQNERWARPKHIIDDEMKQNDQRQSRSQSATYPVYTESGDDKHMKYQSAFGQQDCVPSFRSRGSNGSDQNRVGSTLAINQKVNQSLCQVDDYDDDKPTNYSERYSEEEHHEEEDRPTNYSIKYNEEEHHVDQPIDYSLKYSTEVPPSTQKPSFTFSKTSSVQSTKTDHISSSSGNTSAPSAGSKRQNQLHPSSAQSRGGHAQKTASCKTPSINQETIQTYCVEDTPICFSRCSSLSSLSSAEDEIGRDQSTRGTDTNNTLQIAELKENSGALSAEAAASEITSTSQHIRTKSSRLPTSSLSPSDSSRHKAVEFSSGAKSPSKSGAQTPKSPPEHYVQETPLMFSRCTSVSSLDSFESRSIASSVQSEPCSGMVSGIISPSDLPDSPGQTMPPSRSKTPPPAQGVQVKRDVAKGKAPSAEKREPGPRQAAVNAAVQRVQVLPDADTLLHFATESTPDGFSCSSSLSALSLDEPFIQKDVELRIMPPVHENEHGNEAEPEQSDDTKDNQENKAEKPSEAEKDILDDSDDDDIEILEECIISAMPTKSSRKAKKPSQASAPKIPPPVARKPSQLPVYKLLPSQSRLQTQKHVSFTPGDDMPRVYCVEGTPINFSTATSLSDLTIESPPNELANVDSVGTGAESGEFEKRDTIPTEGRSTDDSQRAKNITVTGPGLDDDKTEEGDILAECINSAMPKGKSHKPFRVKKIMDQIQQASTSLNNKSQSEGEKKKPTSPVKPVPQNNEYRARVRKNTESKSQINNERSYSENRDAKKQNLKNNSRDFNDKLPNNEERVRGSFTFDSPHHYTPIEGTPYCFSRNDSLSSLDFDDDDVDLSREKAELRKGKEAKETETEDCPNTEQSSSQQASNRTQVCQKHPTGRSQSKTFCQPSKDTPDRGAATDEKMQNFAIENTPVCFSRNSSLSSLSDIDQENNNNKEEESVKRTEAPDSQIESNRPQTSGYAPKSFHVEDTPVCFSRNSSLSSLSIDSEDDLLQECISSAMPKKKKPSRIKSESEKSNSRNIGGILAEDLTLDLREIQRPDSEHGFSPDSENFDWKAIQEGANSIVSSLHQAAAAASLSRQASSDSDSILSLKSGISLGSPFHLTPDQEEKPFTSNKGPRILKPGEKSTLESKKVESESKGIKGGKKVYKSIITGKARSNSEVSSQLKQPQQTSVPSISRGRTMIHIPGVRNSSSSTSPVSKKGPPFKNTNSKSPSEGQSSASSPRGVKSSVKPEPSPVTRQLSGLNQGGSSKGPSRSGSRDSTPSRPQQQPLSRPLQSPGRNSISPGRNGISPPNKLSQLPRTSSPSTASTKSSSSGRMSYTSPGRQMSQQNLTKQTALPKNTSSIPRSESASKGLNQILGSGAPNKKTDLSRMSSAKSSGSESDRSERPVLVRQSTFIKEAPSPTLRRKLEESASFESLSPSRPDSPTRSQLQTPVLSPSLPDMSLSTHSTAQTSGWRKLPPNLSPSVEYDGRPAKRHDIARSHSESPSRLPINRSGTWKREHSKHSSSLPRVSTWRRTGSSSSILSASSESSEKAKSEDEKQHGSSLSGHKQSKESQALAKGTWRKIKENEIPQMMSDPQHSSLSATSSSDSKTLIYQMAPAVSKTEDVWVRIEDCPINNPRSGRSPTGNAPPVIDSVSEKGVVNGKDSKEIQEKQNPGNGSVPVRTIGLENRLNSFFQVDSPDKKGTETKPLQTNPVPAPENNESTVSERTPFSSSSSSKHSSPIGAVAARVTPFNYNPSRRKSSVDNSSARPSQIPTPVNNSTKKRDSKSENTDSSGTQSPKRHSGSYLVTSV; encoded by the exons AGAGCACCTCAAGGCAAGCATGATGCAGGTTCCCATGATACAGAGAGGCAGAGCGAAGGTCAAGGAGCACCAGAAATCAGTATGTCAACTAGCAATACTGGTCAG GGTTCTGCTGCTCGAATGGACCATGAGACAGCCAGTGTTATGAGTTCTAGTAATAGCTACTCTGTACCTCGCAGACTGACAAGTCACCTGGGTACCAAGGTAACCGAAGATTACAAACCACAG GTGGAAATGGTGTACTCATTGTTATCAATGCTTGGTACTCATGATAAAGATGACATGTCAAGAACATTGCTAGCAATGTCTAGCTCCCAAGACAGCTGCATAGCCATGCGTCAGTCTGGATGTCTTCCTCTCCTCATCCAGCTTTTACATGGCAACGATAAAGACTCTGTCTTGTTAGGGAACTCTCGTGGTAGTAAGGAGGCCCGTGCCAGAGCCAGCGCAGCACTGCATAACATCATTCACTCCCAGCCTGATGATAAGCGAGGCAGACGGGAAATCCGCGTGCTCCATCTTTTGGAGCAGATCCGTGCTTACTGTGAAACATGTTGGGAATGGCAGGAAGCACATGAACAAGGCATGGACCAAGACAAAAACACAA TGCCTGCGCCAGCTGATCATCAAATCTGTCCTGCAGTGTGTGTTTTAATGAAACTTTCATTTGATGAAGAACACAGGCATGCTATGAATGAGCTTG GAGGTTTGCAAGCCATTGCTGAACTGCTGCAAGTGGACTGTGAAATGTACGGACTTACAAATGACCATTATAGTGTTACATTGAGGAGGTATGCTGGAATGGCTCTGACAAACCTGACTTTTGGAGATGTAGCAAACAAG GCTACATTATGTTCAATGAAGGGCTGCATGAGAGCTCTTGTAGCCCAGCTGAAATCTGAAAGTGAAGACTTACAGCAG gTCATTGCAAGCGTGCTGAGGAACTTGTCCTGGCGTGCAGATGTAAACAGTAAAAAGACACTACGAGAAGTTGGGAGTGTGAAAGCACTGATGGAATGTGCTTTAGAAGTTAAGAAG gaaTCAACCCTAAAAAGTGTCTTGAGTGCCTTATGGAACTTGTCAGCACATTGTACTGAGAACAAAGCTGATATATGTGCTGTTGATGGTGCTCTTGCATTTCTAGTTGGTACACTGACATACCGGAGCCAAACAAACACTCTTGCCATCATAGAAAGTGGGGGAGGAATATTAAGAAATGTTTCTAGCTTAATTGCTACTAACGAGGACCACAG GCAAATCTTACGAGAGAACAGTTGCTTACAAACCTTGTTACAACACTTGAAGTCACACAGTTTGACAATAGTCAGTAACGCATGTGGGACCCTGTGGAATCTTTCTGCGCGAAATGCAAAGGATCAGGAGGCACTATGGGACATGGGAGCAGTCAGCATGCTCAAAAATCTCATTCactcaaaacacaaaatgataGCAATGGGCAGCGCTGCAGCTCTAAGAAATCTCATGGCAAACAGGCCAGCGAAATATAAGGATGCTAACATTATGTCTCCAGGATCAAGCTTACCATCTCTTcatgttagaaaacaaaaggcacTGGAAGCAGAATTAGATGCACAACATTTATCAGAGACTTTTGACAATATTGATAATTTAAGCCCAAAAGCATCTCACCGTAATAAGCAGAGACATAAGCAGAATATATACAGTGAGTATGTTTTGGACTCTAGTCGTCATGATGATGGGGTATGCAGAACAGAGAGTTTTAGTACTGGTAACATGACTGTACTTTCTCCATATTTAAATTCCACAGTATTGCCTGGCTCCTCATCTTCCAGTAGAGGAAGCCTAGAAAATTGTCTAtctgagaaagacagaagtctTGATAGAGATCGAGCAGTAGGTTTAAATGCCTATCATCCAGCTACAGAGAACAGTGGAAACTCCTCTAAGAGAATAGGAATGCAAATTTctacagctgcagctcagaTTGCCAAGGTTATGGAAGAAGTGACAAGCATGCATATTCCACAGGAAGACAGAAGTTCCGGTTCCACTTCTGAAATGCACTGTTtgacagaagacagaaatgcCACAAGGAGACCAGCCACTGCCCATACTCACTCAAATACATACTTTCCTAAATCTGAGAATTCAAGCAGGCCATGTCCTGTGCCTTACACAAAAATGGAATACAAGAGAGCATCAAATGACAGTTTAAATAGCGTCAGCAGCAGCGATGGCTATGGTAAAAGAGGCCAAATGAAACCTTCCATTGAATCTTACTCTGAGGATGATGAAAGTAAATTTTGTAGTTACGGGCAATATCCAGCTGACTTGGCACATAAGATACATAGTGCAAATCACATGGATGACAATGATGGAGAACTAGACACTCCTATTAACTATAGTCTTAAATATTCAGATGAACAGTTAAATTCTGGAAGGCAGAGTCCTTCTCAGAATGAAAGATGGGCAAGGCCTAAGCATATAATAGatgatgaaatgaaacaaaatgaccAAAGGCAGTCAAGGAGCCAAAGTGCAACCTACCCTGTGTACACTGAAAGTGGAGATGATAAACACATGAAATATCAATCAGCTTTTGGACAGCAAGATTGTGTTCCTTCATTTAGATCAAGAGGATCCAATGGTTCAGATCAGAACAGAGTAGGGTCAACTCTTGCAATTAATCAGAAAGTAAATCAGTCCTTGTGCCAGGTTGATGATTATGATGATGATAAGCCAACCAACTACAGTGAACGTTATTCTGAGGAGGAACATCATGAAGAGGAAGACAGACCAACCAATTATAGCATAAAGTACAATGAAGAGGAACATCATGTTGATCAGCCCATTGATTATAGTCTAAAGTATTCAACAGAAGTTCCTCCCTCTACTCAGAAACcatcttttactttttcaaagaCTTCTTCAGTGCAAAGCACTAAAACTGACCATATTTCCTCAAGCAGTGGGAACACATCAGCCCCTTCAGCTGGTTCGAAGAGGCAGAATCAGCTTCACCCaagctctgcacagagcagaggcgGTCATGCTCAAAAGACTGCCTCCTGTAAGACTCCTTCTATTAATCAAGAAACTATACAAACTTACTGTGTGGAAGATACACCAATATGTTTTTCAAGGTGTAGCTCTTTGTCATCTTTGTCATCAGCTGAAGATGAAATAGGACGTGATCAATCCACACGTGGGACGGATACTAACAATACACTACAAatagcagaactgaaagaaaacagtgggGCTTTgtctgcagaagctgcagcgAGTGAAATCACATCAACATCACAACATATCAGAACAAAATCTAGTAGACTTCCAACTTCCAGTTTATCGCCTTCTGATTCCTCCAGACATAAAGCTGTTGAATTTTCTTCAGGTGCCAAATCCCCCTCAAAGAGTGGTGCACAGACTCCTAAAAGCCCACCAGAACACTATGTACAGGAAACTCCTCTCATGTTCAGCAGATGTACCTCTGTAAGTTCCCTGGATAGTTTTGAAAGCCGTTCAATTGCTAGTTCAGTTCAAAGTGAGCCTTGCAGTGGAATGGTGAGTGGTATTATAAGTCCAAGTGATCTTCCAGACAGCCCAGGACAAACAATGCCTCCAAGCAGAAGTAAAACACCACCGCCTGCTCAAGGAGTTCAAGTGAAAAGAGATGTAGCTAAAGGTAAAGCACCTAGTGCAGAAAAGAGAGAGCCTGGTCCTAGACAAGCAGCTGTAAATGCAGCTGTTCAGAGAGTTCAGGTACTGCCAGATGCTGATACGCTATTACATTTTGCCACAGAAAGTACACCGGATGGGTTTTCTTGCTCTTCCAGCCTGAGTGCTCTGAGTCTTGATGAGCCATTTATACAGAAAGATGTAGAGTTAAGAATAATGCCTCCTGTACATGAAAATGAACatggaaatgaagcagaacCTGAACAGTCAGATGATACAAAGGATAACCAAGAGAATAAAGCAGAGAAAccttctgaagcagaaaaagataTTCTGGATGATTCTGATGATGATGATATTGAAATACTGGAAGAATGTATTATTTCTGCAATGCCTACGAAGTCTTCACGTAAAGCCAAGAAGCCTTCTCAAGCATCTGCTCCAAAAATACCTCCTCCTGTAGCAAGAAAGCCGAGCCAGCTGCCAGTTTACAAACTTCTGCCTTCCCAAAGCCGCTTGCAAACCCAAAAGCATGTGAGTTTTACACCAGGAGATGATATGCCACGAGTATATTGTGTTGAGGGTACACCAATAAATTTTTCAACAGCTACATCTCTGAGTGATCTCACAATAGAATCACCACCAAATGAGTTGGCCAATGTAGACAGTGTGGGTACAGGGGCAGAGTCAGGGGAATTTGAAAAGAGGGACACTATTCCTACAGAAGGTAGAAGTACAGATGACTCTCAGAGAGCAAAAAACATAACTGTGACTGGCCCAGGACTGGATgatgacaaaacagaagagggTGATATTCTGGCTGAGTGCATTAACTCAGCTAtgccaaaaggaaaaagtcaCAAACCTTTTAGagtgaagaaaataatggaTCAAATTCAACAAGCATCTACATCTCTAAATAACAAAAGTCAATCAGAAGGTGAGAAAAAGAAGCCAACATCACCAGTAAAGCCTGTTCCCCAAAATAATGAATACAGAGCACGtgtaagaaaaaacacagagtCTAAAAGCCaaattaataatgaaagaagCTACTCAGAGAACAGAGATGCGAAGAAAcagaatcttaaaaataattctagaGATTTTAATGACAAACTTCCAAATAATGAAGAGCGTGTAAGAGGAAGCTTTACATTTGATTCCCCTCATCATTACACACCTATTGAGGGGACTCCATATTGTTTTTCACGCAATGATTCCCTAAGTTCTTTGGattttgatgatgatgatgttgaCCTTTCAAGGGAGAAGGCAgaattaagaaaaggaaaagaagcaaaggaaacagaaactgaagactGCCCTAACACAGAACAGTCTTCAAGTCAGCAAGCGAGTAACAGGACGCAAGTTTGCCAAAAACACCCAACAGGCAGAAGCCAATCTAAAACTTTCTGTCAGCCAAGTAAAGATACTCCAGACAGAGGGGCAGCTACAGATGAGAAGATGCAGAATTTTGCTATCGAAAACACACCGGTTTGTTTTTCTCGCAATTCATCTCTTAGTTCCCTTAGTGATATTGAtcaagaaaacaataacaacaaagaagaagaaTCTGTAAAGCGAACTGAGGCTCCTGATTCACAGATAGAATCAAACAGACCACAGACTTCTGGTTATGCACCTAAATCATTTCATGTTGAAGATACACCAGTATGTTTCTCTAGAAATAGCTCTCTGAGTTCTCTAAGTATTGACTCAGAAGATGATCTTTTGCAGGAATGCATTAGTTCTGCCAtgcctaaaaagaaaaaaccatcAAGAATAAAGAGTGAAAGTGAAAAAAGTAATTCCAGAAATATAGGTGGTATATTGGCAGAAGATTTGACACTGGATTTGAGAGAGATACAGAGGCCAGATTCAGAACATGGTTTCTCACCTGATTCAGAGAACTTTGATTGGAAAGCTATACAAGAAGGTGCAAATTCTATAGTTAGTAGCCTGCatcaagcagcagctgctgcatcGCTGTCTAGACAAGCTTCATCAGACTCTGATTCTATCCTTTCATTAAAATCTGGTATTTCTCTAGGATCACCATTTCATCTTACCCCAGACCAAGAAGAGAAACCTTTTACTAGTAATAAAGGTCCTCGAATTCTTAAGCCAGGAGAGAAAAGTACACTGGAATCTAAAAAAGTGGAATCTGAAAGTAAGGGAAtcaaaggagggaaaaaagtatATAAAAGTATAATTACAGGAAAAGCTCGCTCCAATTCTGAAGTTTCAAGCCAGTTAAAGCAACCACAACAAACAAGTGTGCCTTCAATTTCACGTGGTAGGACAATGATTCATATTCCAGGAGTTCGAAATAGTTCTTCAAGTACTAGTCCTGTTTCTAAAAAAGGCCCCCCATTCAAAAACACAAATTCCAAGAGTCCCAGTGAAGGCCAAAGTTCAGCTAGTTCTCCAAGAGGAGTCAAGTCATCAGTAAAACCTGAGCCATCTCCTGTAACTAGGCAACTGTCAGGGTTGAACCAGGGTGGATCAAGTAAAGGACCTTCTAGGTCAGGATCTAGAGACTCCACTCCTTCTAGACCTCAACAGCAGCCATTGAGCAGGCCTCTGCAATCTCCAGGCCGAAACTCAATTTCCCCAGGAAGAAATGGAATAAGTCCTCCCAACAAACTGTCTCAGTTGCCAAGAACATCATCTCCTAGTACAGCTTCAACTAAATCTTCAAGTTCAGGTAGGATGTCATATACATCACCAGGCAGGCAGATGAGCCAGCAAAACCTTACAAAGCAAACTGCCTTACCTAAGAATACCAGTAGCATTCCAAGAAGTGAGTCTGCTTCCAAAGGATTAAACCAAATTCTTGGTAGTGGTGCACCAAACAAAAAGACTGACCTATCCAGAATGTCATCAGCAAAATCTAGTGGAAGTGAATCTGACAGATCTGAGAGGCCTGTTCTTGTTCGCCAGTCAACTTTTATTAAAGAAGCTCCAAGTCCAACTCTAAGACGTAAATTGGAAGAGTCTGCTTCATTTGAATCTCTGTCTCCTTCCAGACCAGATTCTCCCACAAGGTCCCAACTACAGACCCCAGTTTTAAGTCCCTCACTTCCTGATATGTCTTTATCCACTCATTCAACTGCCCAAACTAGTGGTTGGCGAAAATTACCCCCTAATCTGAGCCCTTCTGTAGAATATGATGGGAGACCAGCAAAACGTCATGATATAGCGCGTTCTCATTCTGAGAGTCCATCTAGACTGCCAATCAACAGATCAGGAACATGGAAACGTGAACATAGTAAGCATTCCTCATCACTTCCTCGTGTGAGCACTTGGAGAAGAACAGGAAGTTCTTCCTCAATTCTGTCAGCTTCTTCAGAATCCAGTGAAAAGGCAAAAAGtgaagatgaaaagcagcatGGAAGTTCTCTTTCTGGACACAAGCAAAGTAAAGAAAGCCAAGCACTAGCAAAAGGtacttggagaaaaataaaagaaaatgaaatcccCCAAATGATGAGTGATCCTCAGCATTCTTCCTTGAGTGCCACAAGTAGCTCTGATTCCAAAACTCTAATCTATCAGATGGCACCAGCTGTCTCTAAGACTGAGGATGTTTGGGTGAGGATTGAAGATTGCCCAATTAACAATCCTCGATCTGGAAGGTCCCCAACTGGAAATGCTCCTCCTGTTATTGACAGTGTTTCAGAGAAGGGCGTTGTGAATGGCAAAGACTCTAAAGAgattcaagaaaaacaaaatccagggAATGGAAGTGTTCCTGTTCGTACCATTGGCTTAGAAAATCGTCTGAACTCTTTCTTTCAGGTAGACAGTCCAGACAAGAAAGGCACTGAAACAAAACCTCTGCAGACCAATCCTGTTCCTGCACCAGAAAATAACGAAAGTACTGTGAGCGAGCGTACACCATTCAGTTCCAGTAGTTCAAGTAAACATAGCTCTCCGATTGGTGCTGTTGCAGCAAGAGTGACTCCTTTCAACTACAATCCAAGCCGTAGAAAGAGTAGTGTGGACAATAGTTCTGCTCGACCATCACAGATACCAACGCCAGTAAATAACAGCACAAAGAAACGTGACTCGAAGTCTGAAAATACAGACTCCAGTGGAACTCAGAGTCCTAAACGTCATTCTGGCTCTTACCTGGTGACTTCTGTTTAA